The Candidatus Micrarchaeota archaeon nucleotide sequence GCTCGTCAGCTGTGCTTCTCTTATTGATAATACTTGCGCGGCTTCTCAAGCCAACGGATTTCGGGATATATGCGATTGCCATAGCGTTCTACACACTTCTTTCCATAGGCGGCCACTTCGGCATGGGAACCGCGCTGCGGAAGGAGGTGCCGCAGATACTCAGCGACAGGAAAAGGGTGGCAGAATTGATAAGCAACAGCTACGTCGTTGCGCTCGCCGTAGCGCTAGTGGTTGCGCTTGTAGCGATGGCGCTCAGCAACGCCATAGCGATAGGCGTATACCACGACCCCGGCATATCCAATACGCTGGTGCTGGCATCGCTCCTGGTTCTGCTCTACGCGCTGTTCAACCTTACTCTTGCTGCTCTCATATCCGTGGAGAAGGTGCGCGAGGGAACTATGATATATTTGATGTATGCGTTCATACAGCTGGTTGCAGCTGCGGCGCTAGTGCTCCTCGGCTACGGCGTGTTCGGCGCAATGGTGGGATTGGGGATAGGGCTGATCGTGCCGTCGCTGATAGGCCTTTACAAAGTGGCATCGTACATAAACTGGAAGTTCGTCATGCCGTCAAGGGGCACCATAAGGCACCTCATGGGATTCTCGGCGCCTGTGGTCGCATCGAACGTCGCGGTGCAGGGCCCCCCGAACCTCGCGATACTGCTTCTCGGGGTGTACTCAACGGCAATAATAGTTGGGAACTACAACGCGGCATTCAAGTTCGGCAATTTCGTGAACGTGTTCCTTGTCGCAAACGCTTTCATACTGCTGCCGTCGTTTGCCATCGCATTCTCCGACAGGAATCTTTCATCCAAGATAGGCAGGATATACAACAGCAGCATTCATTATACACTTATACTGATGCTTCCTGTGATAATATTCGCGATATCGGTTGCAAGGCCGCTGATGCGCCTGCTGTTCTCCGCGCAATACTCAGTTGCGCCG carries:
- a CDS encoding oligosaccharide flippase family protein, with product MPKPERDKDSARALGVKAARSTLIYTVGNIIGSSAVLLLLIILARLLKPTDFGIYAIAIAFYTLLSIGGHFGMGTALRKEVPQILSDRKRVAELISNSYVVALAVALVVALVAMALSNAIAIGVYHDPGISNTLVLASLLVLLYALFNLTLAALISVEKVREGTMIYLMYAFIQLVAAAALVLLGYGVFGAMVGLGIGLIVPSLIGLYKVASYINWKFVMPSRGTIRHLMGFSAPVVASNVAVQGPPNLAILLLGVYSTAIIVGNYNAAFKFGNFVNVFLVANAFILLPSFAIAFSDRNLSSKIGRIYNSSIHYTLILMLPVIIFAISVARPLMRLLFSAQYSVAPFYFTIIVLGTALGIISTYAGNLIVSYGDTKRFMIYQLIGVSLQIILLLVLTPMMKAVGVLLSLFVISPILLDMLYMRALYRQFSFRHSIGSILRLVLPALMLMALLYSVTLLLHSSVYSLLTNAALVALLFPPLAVAFGGIKRENTEMIREISKSLRVEWIASYIVNYTEMFMRDKSIKLNRT